In the Astatotilapia calliptera chromosome 5, fAstCal1.2, whole genome shotgun sequence genome, one interval contains:
- the LOC113022400 gene encoding myosin heavy chain, fast skeletal muscle-like, translated as MSGDAEMECFGAAAMFLRKPERERIEAQNIPFDAKTAYFVSEPKEMYLKGKLVKREGGKATVETLCGKTITVKEDEVFPMNPPKFDKIEDMAMMTHLSEPTVLYNLKERYAAWMIYTYSGLFCVTVNPYKWLPVYDSIVVAGYRGKKRIEAPPHIFCISDNAYQFMLQDRENQSILITGESGAGKTVNTKRVIQYFATIAVAGGKKTEQVPGKMQGSLEDQIIAANPLLEAYGNAKTVRNDNSSRFGKFIRIHFGTTGKLASADIETYLLEKSRVTFQLSAERSYHIFYQLTTGHKPELIEALLITTNPYDYPMISQGEITVTSINDVEEFIATDTAIDILGFTADEKISMYKLTGAVMHHGNMKFKQKQREEQAEPDGTEVADKIAYLMGLNSADLLKALCYPRVKVGNEYVTKGQTVPQVNNSVNALSKSVYEKMFLWMVVRINEMLDTKQSRSYFIGVLDIAGFEIFDFNSLEQLCINFTNEKLQQFFNHHMFVLEQEEYKKEGIEWEFIDFGMDLAACIELIEKPMGIFSILEEECIVPKATDITFKNKLYDQHVGKSAPFQKPKPAKGKAEAHFSLVHYAGTVDYNVNGWLEKNKDPLNDSVVQLYQKSSTKLLAFLYASHASAEAEGGGKKGGKKKGGSFQTVSALFRENLGKLMTNLRSTHPHFVRCLIPNESKTPGLMENFLVIHQLRCNGVLEGIRICRKGFPSRIVYGDFKQRYKVLNASVIPEGQFIDNKKASEKLLGSIDVDHTQYKFGHTKVFFKAGLLGLLEEMRDEKLAILVTMTQALCRGFLMRREFVKMMERREAIYSIQYNIRAFMNVKTWPWMKLYFKIKPLLKSAETEKEMAAMKVDFEKTKEDLAKALAKKKELEEKMVTLLQEKNDLQIQIQAEGESLADAEERCEGLIKAKIQFEARLKETAERLEDEEEMNAELTAKKRKLEDECSELKKDIDDLELTLAKVEKEKHATENKVKNLVEEMTSQDETIAKLTKEKKALQEAHQQVLDDLQAEEDKVNSLTKAKTKLEQQVDDLEGSLEQEKKLRMDLERAKRKLEGDLKLAQETIMDLENDKQQSDEKIKKKDFEISQLLNKIEDEQSLSAQLQKKIKELQARIEELEEEIEAERAARAKVEKQRSDLSRELEEISERLEEAGGATSVQIEMNKKREAEFQKLRRDLEEATLQHEATAAALRKKQADSVAELGEQIDNLQRVKQKLEKEKSEYKMEIDDLASNMEAIAKAKANLEKMCRSLEDQLSELKTKNDEHVRQLNDIGVQRARLQTENGEIARQLEEKEALISQLTRSKQAYTQQIEELKRHIEEEVKAKNALAHAVQSARHDCDLLREQYEEEQEAKAELQRALSKANSEVAQWRTKYETDAIQRTEELEEAKKKLAQRLQDAEESIEAVNAKCASLEKTKQRLQGEVEDLMIDVERANALAANLDKKQRNFDKILAEWKQKYEETQAELEGSQKEARSLSTELFKMKNSYEEALDHLETLKRENKNLQQEISDLTEQISEGGKTIHELEKAKKTVETEKSELQTSLEEAEATLEHEESKILRIQLELTQVKSEVDRKIAEKDEEIEQIKRNSQRVIESMQTTLDAEVRSRNDALRIKKKMEGDLNEMEIQLSHANRQAAESQKQLRNVQGQLKDAQLHLDEAIRSQEDMKEQVAMVERRNNLMQAEIEELRAALEQTERGRKIAEQELVDASERVGLLHSQNTSLINTKKKLEADFIQIQGEVEDAVQEARNAEEKAKKAITDAAMMAEELKKEQDTSAHLERMKKNLEVTVKDLQHRLDEAENLAMKGGKKQLQKLEARVRELEAEVDAEQRRSADAIKGVRKYERRVKELTYQTEEDKKNIARLQDLVDKLQLKVKSYKRQAEEAEEQANSHLCRYRKVQHEMEEAQERADIAESQVNKLRAKSREIVKTKEAEE; from the exons ATGAGTGGGGACGCAGAGATGGAGTGTTTTGGCGCGGCGGCCATGTTTCTCCGCAAGCCAGAAAGAGAGCGCATTGAAGCTCAAAATATTCCATTTGATGCTAAAACAGCATACTTCGTGAGTGAGCCCAAAGAAATGTACCTCAAGGGGAAACTTGTTAAGAGAGAGGGCGGCAAAGCCACCGTGGAGACTCTGTGCGGGAAG ACTATCACCGTGAAAGAAGATGAAGTCTTCCCAATGAACCCTCCCAAATTCGATAAGATTGAGGACATGGCCATGATGACCCACCTCAGTGAGCCTACTGTGCTGTATAACCTCAAAGAGCGCTATGCAGCATGGATGATCTAC ACCTACTCTGGGCTGTTCTGCGTCACTGTGAACCCCTACAAGTGGCTCCCAGTGTATGATTCAATAGTTGTAGCAGGATACAGGGGCAAGAAGAGAATTGAGGCTCCACCCCACATCTTCTGCATCTCTGATAATGCCTATCAGTTCATGCTCCAAG ACAGAGAAAATCAGTCCATCCTGATTAC TGGAGAATCTGGTGCAGGAAAGACTGTCAACACAAAACGTGTCATCCAGTACTTTGCAACAATTGCAGTGGCTGGAGGAAAGAAAACCGAGCAAGTTCCCGGCAAAATGCAG GGGTCACTGGAAGACCAAATCATTGCAGCAAACCCACTGTTGGAAGCTTATGGTAATGCCAAGACTGTGAGGAATGACAATTCTTCACGTTTT GGAAAATTTATCAGAATTCACTTTGGGACAACTGGAAAACTGGCTTCGGCTGATATTGAaacat ATCTGCTGGAGAAGTCTCGAGTGACGTTCCAGCTCTCTGCTGAGAGGAGCTACCATATCTTCTATCAGCTCACAACGGGCCACAAACCTGAGCTCATCG aGGCTCTCCTGATCACCACAAACCCATACGACTATCCCATGATCAGTCAGGGTGAAATCACTGTCACGAGTATCAATGACGTTGAAGAATTCATCGCTACTGAT ACTGCCATTGACATCCTGGGCTTCACCGCAGACGAGAAAATTAGCATGTATAAACTGACCGGAGCTGTGATGCATCACGGAAACATGAAGTTCAAGCAGAAGCAGCGAGAAGAGCAGGCTGAGCCAGATGGCACTGAGG TTGCAGATAAAATCGCCTACCTCATGGGTCTGAACTCGGCTGATTTGCTAAAAGCACTGTGCTACCCGAGAGTGAAGGTTGGGAACGAGTATGTGACCAAAGGTCAAACTGTTCCTCAG GTCAACAATTCCGTCAATGCTCTCTCAAAGTCGGTCTATGAGAAAATGTTCTTGTGGATGGTCGTCAGAATCAACGAGATGTTGGACACAAAGCAGTCAAGAAGCTATTTTATTGGTGTCCTGGACATTGCTGGGTTTGAAATTTTTGAT TTCAACAGCCTGGAACAGCTGTGCATCAACTTCACCAATGAAAAACTGCAACAGTTTTTCAACCATCACATGTTTGTCCTGGAGCAAGAAGAGTACAAGAAAGAGGGCATTGAATGGGAGTTCATTGACTTTGGTATGGACTTGGCTGCCTGCATTGAGCTTATTGAGAAG CCAATGGGCATCTTCTCCATCCTTGAAGAGGAGTGCATTGTCCCCAAGGCAACAGACATAACCTTCAAGAACAAACTCTATGACCAGCATGTTGGCAAAAGTGCCCCCTTCCAGAAACCAAAGCCTGCCAAAGGCAAAGCTGAGGCCCACTTCTCCCTGGTGCACTATGCTGGTACTGTTGACTACAATGTTAATGGCTGGCTGGAGAAGAACAAAGACCCCCTGAACGACTCTGTGGTACAGCTCTACCAGAAGTCTTCAACAAAGCTGTTGGCTTTCCTGTATGCGTCACATGCCTCTGCAGAAG CTGAGGGAGGTGGAAAGAAAGGTGGCAAGAAAAAGGGTGGGTCTTTTCAGACTGTATCTGCTCTGTTCAGG gAGAATCTGGGCAAGCTGATGACGAACTTAAGGAGCACTCATCCTCATTTTGTACGCTGTCTCATTCCAAATGAATCAAAAACTCCTG GTCTCATGGAGAACTTCCTGGTCATCCACCAGCTAAGGTGTAACGGTGTGCTGGAGGGGATCAGGATCTGCAGGAAAGGGTTCCCCAGCAGAATCGTCTACGGTGACTTCAAGCAGAG ATACAAAGTGTTGAATGCCAGTGTCATCCCTGAGGGACAGTTCATCGACAACAAGAAGGCCTCAGAGAAACTCTTGGGCTCCATTGATGTTGACCACACACAGTACAAGTTTGGCCACACAAAG GTGTTCTTCAAAGCTGGTCTCCTGGGTCTATTGGAGGAGATGCGTGATGAAAAACTCGCTATCCTTGTCACAATGACGCAGGCTCTCTGCAGAGGTTTCCTCATGAGGAGAGAGTTTGTCAAGATGATGGAACGCAG GGAGGCAATTTACTCCATCCAGTACAACATCCGTGCATTCATGAATGTCAAAACCTGGCCTTGGATGAAGTTGTACTTCAAGATTAAGCCTCTGCTGAAGAGTGCAGAGACGGAGAAAGAGATGGCCGCAATGAAAGTGGACTTTGAAAAGACCAAAGAGGATCTGGCAAAGGCTCTGGCTAAGAAGAAAGAGCTGGAAGAGAAGATGGTTACTCTCCTACAGGAGAAGAATGACTTGCAGATCCAAATTCAAGCG GAAGGTGAAAGCCTTGCTGATGCAGAGGAAAGGTGTGAGGGGCTCATTAAAGCAAAAATCCAGTTCGAGGCCAGACTCAAAGAGACAGCTGAGAGactggaggatgaggaggaaatgAACGCTGAGCTGACTGCAAAGAagaggaagctggaggacgagtgctctgagctgaagaaggatATTGATGACTTGGAGCTGACCCTGGCCAAAGTGGAAAAGGAGAAACATGCCACTGAGAACAAG gttaAAAACCTGGTTGAGGAAATGACTTCCCAAGATGAGACAATTGCCAAGTTgaccaaagaaaagaaagccctCCAAGAGGCCCATCAGCAGGTCCTCGATGACCTGCAGGCAGAGGAAGACAAAGTTAACAGTCTGACGAAGGCCAAGACCAAGCTGGAGCAGCAAGTGGACGAT CTTGAAGGTTCCCTGGAGCAAGAAAAGAAGCTTCGCATGGACCTTGAGCGGGCTAAAAGAAAGCTTGAAGGTGACCTTAAACTGGCCCAAGAAACCATCATGGATCTGGAGAATGATAAGCAGCAATCTgatgagaaaataaagaa GAAGGATTTTGAAATAAGCCAGCTTCTGAACAAGATTGAGGATGAGCAGTCTCTTTCTGCTCAGCTTCAGAAAAAGATCAAAGAACTGCAG GCTCGTATTGAGGAGCTCGAGGAGGAGATTGAGGCTGAACGTGCTGCTCGGGCCAAGGTGGAGAAGCAGAGGTCTGATCTCTCCAGAGAGCTGGAGGAGATCAGTGAGCGGCTCGAGGAAGCTGGCGGGGCCACTTCTGTTCAGATTGAGATGAACAAGAAGCGCGAGGCCGAGTTTCAGAAGCTGCGGCGTGATCTCGAAGAGGCCACCCTGCAGCACGAAGCCACCGCCGCAGCTCTCCGCAAGAAGCAGGCTGACAGCGTGGCTGAGCTAGGAGAGCAGATTGATAACCTGCAGAGAGTCAAACAGAAgctggagaaagagaaaagcgAGTACAAGATGGAGATTGATGACCTTGCAAGCAACATGGAGGCCATCGCTAAAGCCAAG GCAAATCTGGAGAAAATGTGTCGCTCACTGGAGGATCAGCTGAGTGAGCTGAAGACCAAAAATGATGAACATGTGCGGCAACTGAATGACATTGGGGTGCAAAGGGCAAGGCTTCAAACGGAAAATG GTGAAATCGCTCGCCAACTGGAGGAGAAGGAAGCCCTGATCTCTCAGCTGACAAGGAGCAAGCAGGCTTACACTCAGCAGATTGAAGAGCTAAAGAGGCACATTGAAGAGGAAGTTAAA GCCAAGAACGCCCTGGCTCATGCTGTCCAGTCAGCTCGTCATGACTGCGACCTCCTCAGAGAGCAGtatgaggaggagcaggaggccaAAGCTGAGCTGCAGCGTGCATTATCCAAAGCAAACAGCGAGGTGGCTCAGTGGAGGACCAAATATGAAACCGATGCTATTCAGCGCactgaggagctggaggaggcaaA GAAAAAGCTCGCCCAGCGTCTCCAGGATGCAGAGGAGTCCATCGAAGCTGTGAATGCAAAATGTGCCTCTCTGGAAAAGaccaaacagagactgcagggTGAAGTGGAGGACCTGATGATCGACGTGGAGAGAGCCAATGCTCTGGCTGCTAACCTTGACAAGAAGCAGAGAAACTTTGACAAG ATTCTTGCTGAGTGGAAGCAGAAGTATGAAGAAACCCAAGCAGAACTAGAGGGATCTCAAAAAGAAGCTCGTTCTCTCAGCACTGAGCTGTTTAAGATGAAGAATTCATATGAGGAAGCTCTTGATCACCTGGAGACCTTGAAGAGGGAGAACAAGAACCTGCAAC AGGAGATCTCTGATCTAACTGAGCAAATCAGTGAGGGTGGAAAAACCattcatgaactggaaaaagcGAAAAAGACTGTAGAAACAGAGAAGTCTGAACTCCAGACTTCACTTGAAGAGGCAGAG gcTACTCTGGAGCACGAGGAATCCAAGATCCTCCGCATTCAGCTTGAGCTGACCCAAGTCAAGAGTGAAGTTGACAGGAAGATTGCAGAGAAGGACGAAGAGATTGAACAGATCAAGAGGAACAGCCAGAGAGTGATCGAGTCCATGCAAACTACTCTGGATGCTGAGGTCAGGAGCAGGAATGATGCCCTGAGAATCAAGAAGAAGATGGAGGGAGACCTGAATGAGATGGAGATTCAGCTGAGTCATGCCAACCGCCAGGCAGCTGAATCCCAGAAACAGCTGAGGAATGTGCAGGGACAGCTGAAG GATGCCCAGCTCCATCTTGATGAAGCCATTAGAAGCCAGGAAGACATGAAGGAGCAGGTTGCAATGGTGGAGCGCAGAAACAACCTGATGCAGGCTGAGATcgaggagctgagagctgcaCTGGAGCAAACAGAGAGAGGCCGCAAGATTGCTGAACAGGAGCTGGTTGATGCCAGCGAGCGTGTGGGACTGCTGCACTCTCAG AACACCAGCCTTATCAACACCAAGAAGAAGCTGGAGGCTGATTTCATTCAGATCCAAGGTGAAGTGGAAGATGCTGTCCAGGAGGCCAGAAATGCTGAAGAAAAGGCCAAGAAGGCCATCACTGAT GCTGCCATGATGGcagaagagctgaagaaggagcaGGACACCAGTGCTCATTtggagaggatgaagaagaacCTGGAGGTGACAGTGAAGGACCTGCAGCACCGCCTTGATGAAGCTGAGAACCTGGCCATGAAAGGTGGCAAGAAGCAGCTCCAGAAACTGGAGGCTAGG GTCCGTGAACTAGAGGCTGAAGTTGATGCTGAACAGAGGCGCAGCGCTGATGCTATCAAGGGAGTGCGAAAATATGAGAGAAGAGTAAAGGAGCTCACCTATCAG ACGGAGGAGGACAAGAAGAATATTGCCAGACTTCAGGATCTGGTGGACAAGCTCCAGCTAAAAGTGAAGTCCTATAAGCGACAGGCTGAGGAGGCT GAGGAGCAGGCCAACAGTCACCTGTGCAGGTACAGGAAGGTGCAGCATGAAATGGAGGAAGCTCAGGAGCGTGCTGACATTGCTGAGTCTCAAGTTAACAAACTCAGGGCGAAGAGTCGTGAAATtgtcaag ACCAAGGAAGCAGAGGAGTGA